The following are from one region of the Lineus longissimus chromosome 19, tnLinLong1.2, whole genome shotgun sequence genome:
- the LOC135502921 gene encoding signal transducing adapter molecule 2-like isoform X1 produces MPLFSASTPFDTDVEKATNEMNTSEDWALIMDICDKVGASPNGQKDCLKSIVKRLNHKVPHVAMQALTLLDACVKNCGNSFHLEVSSRDFVSEVRTQLTKAHPKVADKLKELLKKWAENEFKSDPALSLIPSLYNSLKTEGHSFATSDQPKAAPVLSKDPNVVSSQQEEDDIAKAIALSLQENEKGASSKSGGLYPTAMMASGSPQSRGAKELRKVRAMYDFEAAEDNELTFKAGEIISILDDSDPNWWKGSTYRGEGLFPANFVTADLTAEPEQNKEKKSVQFKEEVEVKTVEPIPEQLYIDEEKIDKTLELLQNADPTGVNKPDTHEMLALEEQCKAMAPLIDQKLEDIDKKHIGLMELNAKVFEALQIYDNLMKDIPVPQYGYQPPATKTLPAYSMPNVSTQQMPSSNQAMYNGQPQAQYLPQGANGPPMSQGYDVPNQQFQGQTAAMSQQDQVPALQAPTTLHQPHSFSQTQQNQTQYNSMPPQSTSNSVASHIQGPPSLHYQPPSVDPSQLPPQPDMQHAYQQMNHQQMFQQSQQQPLL; encoded by the exons ATGCCGCTTTTCAGCGCAAGCACTCCGTTTGATACGGATGTCG AGAAGGCCACCAATGAGATGAACACATCGGAGGATTGGGCCCTGATCATGGACATCTGTGATAAAGTAGGAGCTTCTCCAAATGG ACAAAAAGACTGCCTTAAATCGATAGTGAAACGACTCAACCATAAAGTTCCACATGTAGCAATGCAAGCTCTGACG CTGCTTGATGCATGCGTGAAGAACTGTGGTAATAGCTTTCATCTTGAGGTGAGCTCAAGAGACTTTGTGTCAGAAGTCAGGACTCAGTTGACCAAG GCACACCCGAAGGTTGCTGATAAACTAAAAGAGTTACTTAAGAAATGGGCCGAAAATGAATTCAAAAGTGATCCAGCATTGAG CCTAATTCCTTCATTATATAATAGCTTAAAGACAGAAGGACACAGTTTCGCTACATCGGACCAG CCGAAAGCCGCACCGGTGTTAAGCAAGGACCCCAACGTGGTATCTAGTCAACAGGAAGAGGATGATATAGCTAAGGCAATAGCACTGTCATTGCAAGAGAACGAGAAGGGTGCGTCGTCTAAATCAGGCGGCCTGTACCCGACGGCCATGATGGCGTCTGGGTCACCGCAGTCGAGGGGAGCCAAGGAACTCAGAAAG GTGCGTGCAATGTATGACTTTGAAGCTGCCGAGGATAACGAGTTGACATTTAAAGCGGGTGAAATCATAAGTATCCTGGACGACAGCGATCCAAACTGGTGGAAGGGCTCAACGTATCGAGGGGAGGGACTGTTCCCGGCTAATTTTGTCACGGCCGATCTTACTGCAGAACCCGAACAAA ATAAAGAAAAGAAATCGGTACAATTTAAAGAAGAAGTTGAGGTGAAGACGGTTGAGCCTATTCCTGAGCAGTTGTACATAGATGAG GAGAAGATAGATAAGACTTTAGAGTTACTACAGAATGCTGATCCCACTGGTGTGAATAAACCCGATACTCATGAAATGTTAGCTTTAGAAG aGCAATGTAAAGCCATGGCACCCCTGATAGACCAAAAGCTCGAAGATATCGACAAAAAGCACATTGGCTTGATGGAATTGAACGCCAAAGTGTTCGAAGCGCTACAGATTTATGACAATTTAATGAAAGATATCCCGGTACCGCAATACGGCTATCAACCGCCAGCGACGAAAACACTGCCGGCGTATTCCATGCCGAATGTTTCCACGCAACAAATGCCGTCATCCAATCAG GCGATGTACAATGGACAACCCCAGGCCCAGTATTTGCCACAGGGGGCTAACGGTCCCCCAATGAGCCAAGGCTATGATGTCCCGAATCAACAGTTCCAGGGCCAGACGGCAGCAATGTCTCAACAGGACCAGGTGCCAGCGCTACAAGCCCCGACGACTCTGCACCAGCCACATAGCTTCTCCCAAACTCAACAGAATCAAACGCAATATAATAG CATGCCGCCTCAAAGTACGAGTAATTCAGTCGCAAGCCACATCCAGGGTCCACCGTCATTGCACTATCAACCCCCGAGCGTAGATCCCTCACAGTTACCACCACAGCCAGACATGCAACACGCGTACCAGCAGATGAACCACCAGCAGATGTTTCAGCAGTCGCAACAACAGCCACTGTTATAA
- the LOC135502921 gene encoding signal transducing adapter molecule 1-like isoform X2 → MPLFSASTPFDTDVEKATNEMNTSEDWALIMDICDKVGASPNGQKDCLKSIVKRLNHKVPHVAMQALTLLDACVKNCGNSFHLEVSSRDFVSEVRTQLTKAHPKVADKLKELLKKWAENEFKSDPALSGIRTLFNEIDPSSPKAAPVLSKDPNVVSSQQEEDDIAKAIALSLQENEKGASSKSGGLYPTAMMASGSPQSRGAKELRKVRAMYDFEAAEDNELTFKAGEIISILDDSDPNWWKGSTYRGEGLFPANFVTADLTAEPEQNKEKKSVQFKEEVEVKTVEPIPEQLYIDEEKIDKTLELLQNADPTGVNKPDTHEMLALEEQCKAMAPLIDQKLEDIDKKHIGLMELNAKVFEALQIYDNLMKDIPVPQYGYQPPATKTLPAYSMPNVSTQQMPSSNQAMYNGQPQAQYLPQGANGPPMSQGYDVPNQQFQGQTAAMSQQDQVPALQAPTTLHQPHSFSQTQQNQTQYNSMPPQSTSNSVASHIQGPPSLHYQPPSVDPSQLPPQPDMQHAYQQMNHQQMFQQSQQQPLL, encoded by the exons ATGCCGCTTTTCAGCGCAAGCACTCCGTTTGATACGGATGTCG AGAAGGCCACCAATGAGATGAACACATCGGAGGATTGGGCCCTGATCATGGACATCTGTGATAAAGTAGGAGCTTCTCCAAATGG ACAAAAAGACTGCCTTAAATCGATAGTGAAACGACTCAACCATAAAGTTCCACATGTAGCAATGCAAGCTCTGACG CTGCTTGATGCATGCGTGAAGAACTGTGGTAATAGCTTTCATCTTGAGGTGAGCTCAAGAGACTTTGTGTCAGAAGTCAGGACTCAGTTGACCAAG GCACACCCGAAGGTTGCTGATAAACTAAAAGAGTTACTTAAGAAATGGGCCGAAAATGAATTCAAAAGTGATCCAGCATTGAG CGGAATACGTACCTTATTCAATGAGATTGATCCATCTTCG CCGAAAGCCGCACCGGTGTTAAGCAAGGACCCCAACGTGGTATCTAGTCAACAGGAAGAGGATGATATAGCTAAGGCAATAGCACTGTCATTGCAAGAGAACGAGAAGGGTGCGTCGTCTAAATCAGGCGGCCTGTACCCGACGGCCATGATGGCGTCTGGGTCACCGCAGTCGAGGGGAGCCAAGGAACTCAGAAAG GTGCGTGCAATGTATGACTTTGAAGCTGCCGAGGATAACGAGTTGACATTTAAAGCGGGTGAAATCATAAGTATCCTGGACGACAGCGATCCAAACTGGTGGAAGGGCTCAACGTATCGAGGGGAGGGACTGTTCCCGGCTAATTTTGTCACGGCCGATCTTACTGCAGAACCCGAACAAA ATAAAGAAAAGAAATCGGTACAATTTAAAGAAGAAGTTGAGGTGAAGACGGTTGAGCCTATTCCTGAGCAGTTGTACATAGATGAG GAGAAGATAGATAAGACTTTAGAGTTACTACAGAATGCTGATCCCACTGGTGTGAATAAACCCGATACTCATGAAATGTTAGCTTTAGAAG aGCAATGTAAAGCCATGGCACCCCTGATAGACCAAAAGCTCGAAGATATCGACAAAAAGCACATTGGCTTGATGGAATTGAACGCCAAAGTGTTCGAAGCGCTACAGATTTATGACAATTTAATGAAAGATATCCCGGTACCGCAATACGGCTATCAACCGCCAGCGACGAAAACACTGCCGGCGTATTCCATGCCGAATGTTTCCACGCAACAAATGCCGTCATCCAATCAG GCGATGTACAATGGACAACCCCAGGCCCAGTATTTGCCACAGGGGGCTAACGGTCCCCCAATGAGCCAAGGCTATGATGTCCCGAATCAACAGTTCCAGGGCCAGACGGCAGCAATGTCTCAACAGGACCAGGTGCCAGCGCTACAAGCCCCGACGACTCTGCACCAGCCACATAGCTTCTCCCAAACTCAACAGAATCAAACGCAATATAATAG CATGCCGCCTCAAAGTACGAGTAATTCAGTCGCAAGCCACATCCAGGGTCCACCGTCATTGCACTATCAACCCCCGAGCGTAGATCCCTCACAGTTACCACCACAGCCAGACATGCAACACGCGTACCAGCAGATGAACCACCAGCAGATGTTTCAGCAGTCGCAACAACAGCCACTGTTATAA